A stretch of DNA from Lycium ferocissimum isolate CSIRO_LF1 chromosome 4, AGI_CSIRO_Lferr_CH_V1, whole genome shotgun sequence:
TTCCCAGTAGTTCGAATTTATCTTGGGATTTTTAAGCTATGTAACAGTTTTACAAATTTTAGCCAGTataatcacaatatatcaccaattatacactatatatacacCGGCTATGGTTACTATCGGTTACAACTTAGCTTAATTACGAGTGTATATCAATTGTATTAAGGCCCAGGACCATAATACAATTGACATACACTCGTAATTAAGCTAAGTTGTaaccgtaaaaaaaaaaaatcaattgtaCTAAGGCCATTCTTTCTTTACTATTCACAAACCTATTATAACATATGAGTTTATTTTTTGTGCACTAATAGTGTATAACTTTTTTATACCATCAAGTTAAGACGATGGCATCATCAGCATGCAGGGCCACAGCCGCGTGGAAGCAAGGGAGTTTAAATAATATCCCttcctaaaaaaaattacttataaTAAAGGGAAAATTGTAGTTTCAGTCCCTGAGTTATTGATGTATTGTGATTTTGATCATTGTGTTATTCGACCaagcacatttaaccttcaattaaatTAAGTGTGCTAATTTAATCCTTGAAACTTTGTCGTCAACTTTTCCGTCTAATCAGGTGTTCTGCAATTGCAATTACCTATATGCCTGTGGTGGACTTCAATTTCTTGAGTAtgaaaatgtcatttttaacGAAATCAGTAATCTACCAGTACAAGTTACTCTTCAAACAAAGATTTAATATGGAGAGAAAATTCATGAGAACGGTGAAATCAACTTTGTTGGTTCAATCAACAGATTTAACAATATATTAGTCAGATTACAAAATTTTCAACAACGACAACACCAATCGAATTGATTTCAAGATGGTGAcgctgccaaaaaaaaaaagggggttctTGGAGTTGGCTTGAATGGTGGATTGAAAACTGTGATTTGAACTTCAATTCCAGTAAGGAATTTAATAATATAATTGTAAATACAACAGGGATATTGGACAAAAAATGGGAAAGTAAACGTCAAAGATGAGCTCGCATGGAGGCAAAAGGAAGAATAACACTAGCAACAAGGAGAACAATAACAATTGATTGGTAGCAATCTGGTAGGTAGAACAAAACTGGGGGAAAAAGAATATATTCTTCAAGAGTTATATTTTTCGTTCTTTTCTTCTTACTCAAATATCTTCTCGTAAGAGAAACATTAACAGTGGAGAGCCTGCCATAAGAAAAATGCAGAACTACGACAGACAGAAAAGTTAACGGCAGTTAGTTTCAAGGATTAAATTAACacattttatttaattgaagGTTTAACATGCTTGGACAAATAACACAAGGATCAAAATCACAATACATCAATAACTGAGGGATACCATTTTCCctataataaatgtatattacaagttaaaaataataaaataaatataagggTTTAATCCTCTTGACTTGAAATAGAATAGTGATCTTGCCTATTTCCATAAAAGGTGAATttccttaattaaaattttgactcCGCCTTTCGCAACATGTTACTGACAATAACAATTAAACATAATTTGATAATATAGCAAATCACATGCTAGAACAAACTAAAATGAGCTAAATCACTTAAAAATCAATTATCCTGTCAATGTACATAAGTTAAATCCGTAACGTACCGTCAATCGACATAGAAAGCGTTCATGAGTGCTGAGGCCAGATACTTCGACAAGGCCAGCTTCTTCTAGTGTCAAGAAACTACGCCTTTCACTACTTGCTCTCAGTGCTAAGCCTTGCATTTGCTTTCTTCTATTAGCAAATTGTAATGGTTCTGCAAGATGATTAGCATTTgcatttctatatttggaactTATTAATGAAGGTACTAATTGATGGCAATTTTCTCCATAAGTTTTGAGCACATTCATCGTTTTGGATAAATGGAAACAAAAATTGTGTTTATTTCTTCAATGGTTTCACCAAGTTATCTTTGTGGCTTTCTTTTTGTGTGGTTTAAAATTGTGATACATATTTTGGATGCTTCTGCGTCTAAATTTGGGCTATCAATCACCCAAGTCAGGCCCAATAATTTTTCTGAATGGGTAAGTTCGTAACATTTTTTCGCACGGATGGccttcaaaggcgctggtctttaatttttggcccccaaattgctggtctttcatttttggccttcacttaaaaaagtggccgaaacTACTCAGAGGGTTTAGGTTAAAATCCAActcagtcaaaaaaataaaaatcgcaaggcaattCTTCGCGAAAAGTCTGCGTTacggcaattttttttttctctctgctggaattctacaaaagtccttaaggcctaacttttccccgaataggcctaattttgcaacGAAACTATgccttgctattttttttttttattgagccaGGGTTCGAATGCAGAACTTTGAgatattttaggcgaaggataaaaattaaagaccatcccccAAATAAGGTCAATCGTGCAGATTGCCCAGTTCGTAAAGACATACTAGGCCCAATTCTAATATGCTTTTTTCCCGTTTCGTTTATATCTCTTTGAGAATCGGTTTTAGGACTGAGCTAATTGCATTAATGTTAGAACACTTTTAGGAATCGTTTAGTAATGCAAGTATTAAGGCAGGGATTAGTAACGCGGGCTTGTAGGATTATAACAGGTGACATGTCTTATTTTCATGATTATAAATCTTACATCTTTGAGGATTGTAAGTTATCTAACAATGTAAAGTTCATTACTGtgtgacaatatatataacttaaaggGAAAATTTGAGAGACCTACCCTCATGTTTTGCTTCGTTTAACTGCCTCCCCTCCTGTTTGCAATATTACGGCTACCTCCcctattttaacttttttgtaaCAACTATTTTAtactattttattatataaatagttgttacaaaaaagttaaaataggGGAGGTAGCCGTAATATTGTAAACGTGAGGGAGGTCGGTGAAACGAAACAAAACGTGAGGGAAggtttatgaaattttccctaACTT
This window harbors:
- the LOC132054821 gene encoding uncharacterized protein LOC132054821, encoding MNVLKTYGENCHQLVPSLISSKYRNANANHLAEPLQFANRRKQMQGLALRASSERRSFLTLEEAGLVEVSGLSTHERFLCRLTISSLNLLRVIAEQEGCSIEELNAGRVCDWFLKDKLKREQNLDSAVLQWDESDFQL